Proteins encoded within one genomic window of Amycolatopsis nigrescens CSC17Ta-90:
- the boxB gene encoding benzoyl-CoA 2,3-epoxidase subunit BoxB: MPEKIDYDAKIPNNVNLSDDRRLQRALEGWQPKFMNWWGEMGPTLETQGVYLRTAVSVGREGWAHFDHVNVPDYRWGVFLAERDPDRRIAFGEHRGEPVWQQVPGEYRSELQRLIVVQGDTEPASVEQQKLLGLTAPSLYDLRNLFQVNVEEGRHLWAMVYLLHAYFGREGRDEAEGLLLRNSGSPDAPRILGAFNEETADWLAFYMFTYFTDRDGKYQLGTLKESSFDPLSRTCEFMLKEEAHHMFVGTTGVDRVVQRSAELIREHDTGDIAPHGGIPLEIIQKYINFHYTVSLDLFGSETSTNAANYYTAGLKGRWQEQRRKDDHRLTDDSARLDRPREDGTWESEELQAILLLNLDLRGEYIADCRTGVKRWNKILEDNGISFRFALPHPGFNREVGVSAGHHVTPDGTIVDEVSWEANRGKWLPTSEDLAFVRSLMHPVYQRGKIAGWVAPPRQGINGKPFDYEYVHLV, translated from the coding sequence ATGCCGGAGAAGATCGACTACGACGCCAAGATCCCGAACAACGTCAACCTGTCCGACGACCGCCGCCTGCAACGGGCGCTGGAGGGCTGGCAGCCCAAGTTCATGAACTGGTGGGGCGAGATGGGCCCGACCCTGGAGACACAGGGCGTTTACCTGCGCACCGCGGTCAGCGTCGGCCGGGAGGGTTGGGCGCATTTCGATCATGTCAACGTGCCTGACTACCGCTGGGGCGTCTTCCTCGCCGAACGCGACCCGGATCGCCGGATCGCCTTCGGTGAGCATCGCGGTGAGCCGGTCTGGCAGCAGGTGCCTGGGGAGTACCGCTCGGAGCTGCAGCGGCTGATCGTGGTCCAGGGCGACACCGAGCCCGCGTCGGTGGAGCAGCAGAAGCTGCTTGGCCTGACCGCGCCGAGCCTGTACGACCTGCGGAACCTGTTCCAGGTGAACGTGGAGGAAGGTAGGCACCTCTGGGCGATGGTCTATCTGCTGCACGCCTACTTCGGCCGCGAAGGGCGGGACGAGGCAGAAGGGCTGCTGCTGCGCAACTCCGGCAGCCCGGACGCCCCGCGCATCCTCGGCGCGTTCAACGAGGAGACCGCGGATTGGCTTGCGTTCTACATGTTCACCTACTTCACCGACCGGGATGGCAAATATCAGCTCGGCACGTTGAAGGAGAGCTCGTTCGACCCGCTGTCCCGTACCTGCGAGTTCATGCTCAAGGAAGAGGCGCACCACATGTTCGTCGGCACCACCGGGGTTGACCGGGTGGTGCAGCGCAGCGCCGAGCTGATCCGGGAGCACGACACCGGCGACATCGCCCCGCACGGCGGGATCCCGCTGGAGATCATCCAGAAGTACATCAACTTCCACTACACCGTTTCGCTGGACCTGTTCGGTAGCGAGACCTCCACGAACGCGGCGAACTACTACACCGCCGGGCTCAAGGGGCGCTGGCAGGAGCAGCGCCGCAAGGACGACCACCGGCTCACCGACGACAGCGCGCGCCTCGATCGCCCGCGCGAGGACGGCACCTGGGAGTCCGAGGAGCTGCAGGCCATCCTGCTGCTGAACCTGGACCTGCGCGGCGAGTACATCGCGGACTGCCGGACCGGGGTGAAGCGCTGGAACAAGATCCTCGAGGACAACGGCATCTCGTTCCGGTTCGCGCTGCCGCATCCCGGGTTCAACCGCGAGGTCGGGGTCAGCGCCGGGCACCACGTGACCCCGGACGGCACGATCGTCGACGAGGTGTCCTGGGAGGCGAACCGGGGAAAGTGGCTGCCGACGAGCGAGGACCTCGCCTTCGTCCGCTCGCTCATGCACCCGGTGTACCAGCGCGGCAAGATCGCCGGCTGGGTGGCGCCACCGCGTCAGGGTATAAACGGCAAGCCGTTCGACTACGAGTACGTCCACCTGGTTTAG
- a CDS encoding benzoate-CoA ligase family protein, whose amino-acid sequence MGTFNAAEYLVDRQVRDGRAASTAVLAGERALSYRELAEEVRRVAAGLIRLGMRPEERVMLCMVDGVELLTGILGAMYAGVVPVPVSTMVTGPELGKVLADSRARVLCVSTEFTAPAKAAIELAPEVTDVVLDRADGLELPGHVRTTRWSELVAEDTMDSPYRTWEDSPAIWLYTSGTTGLPKGAMHRHASIRAVADCYGEGVLKMRSEDRCLSVAKLFFAYGLGNSALFPLAAGATTVLEPARPDPASIAELIRRRRPSLFFGVPTFYAALLASDIADDTFGSVRQAVSAGEPLPPVLFERFADRFGVEILDGIGSTEALHIFLSNRSGQVRPGSTGVPVPGYDVQLRDETGMLIEADGRPGELYVRGPSTATGYWTRYETTKRVFQGEWLRTGDSYLRNADGTYSCLGRFNDLLKAGGIWVSPAEVEERLLQHPDVAEVAVVAAPDADGIDKPVACVVGVPGRIVDTLELTEFCRAGLASFKRPRAVVQLAELPKTASGKIRRNVVRELVRDTLRTGGE is encoded by the coding sequence ATGGGCACGTTCAATGCCGCGGAGTATCTGGTCGACCGGCAGGTGCGGGACGGCCGCGCGGCGAGCACCGCGGTGCTCGCCGGGGAACGTGCGCTGAGCTACCGCGAGCTCGCCGAGGAGGTGCGGCGCGTGGCGGCCGGGCTCATCCGGCTCGGCATGCGGCCAGAGGAGCGGGTGATGCTGTGCATGGTGGACGGCGTCGAGCTGCTCACCGGCATTCTCGGCGCGATGTACGCCGGTGTGGTGCCGGTCCCGGTCTCCACCATGGTCACCGGCCCGGAGCTGGGGAAGGTGCTCGCCGACTCGCGCGCCAGGGTGCTGTGCGTGTCCACCGAGTTCACCGCGCCGGCCAAGGCGGCGATCGAGCTGGCGCCGGAGGTCACCGACGTGGTGCTGGACCGCGCCGACGGCCTGGAGCTACCTGGCCACGTGCGCACCACCCGCTGGTCCGAACTGGTCGCTGAAGACACAATGGACAGTCCATATCGGACTTGGGAGGACTCGCCGGCGATCTGGCTCTACACCTCCGGCACGACCGGCCTGCCCAAGGGCGCGATGCACCGGCACGCCAGCATCCGGGCGGTCGCCGACTGCTACGGCGAAGGCGTGCTGAAGATGCGGTCGGAGGACCGGTGCCTTTCCGTGGCCAAGCTCTTTTTCGCCTACGGGCTGGGAAACTCGGCGCTCTTCCCGCTGGCCGCCGGTGCCACCACCGTACTGGAACCGGCGAGGCCGGACCCGGCTTCGATTGCCGAGCTGATCCGGCGACGGCGGCCGAGCCTGTTCTTCGGGGTGCCCACCTTCTACGCGGCCCTGCTGGCCAGTGACATCGCGGACGACACCTTCGGCTCGGTGCGGCAGGCGGTTTCGGCCGGCGAGCCGTTGCCGCCGGTGCTGTTCGAGCGGTTCGCCGACCGGTTCGGGGTGGAGATCCTCGACGGCATCGGCTCCACCGAGGCGCTGCACATCTTCCTGTCCAACCGCAGCGGCCAGGTGCGGCCGGGCAGCACCGGCGTCCCGGTTCCCGGTTACGACGTTCAGCTGCGCGACGAAACGGGCATGCTGATCGAGGCCGACGGCCGTCCTGGCGAGCTCTACGTGCGCGGGCCGTCCACCGCCACCGGCTACTGGACCCGTTACGAGACCACGAAAAGGGTCTTCCAGGGCGAGTGGCTGCGCACCGGGGACAGCTACCTGCGCAACGCCGACGGCACCTACAGCTGCCTCGGCCGGTTCAACGACCTGCTCAAGGCGGGCGGGATCTGGGTGTCGCCGGCGGAGGTGGAGGAGCGGCTGCTCCAGCACCCGGACGTCGCCGAGGTCGCGGTGGTGGCCGCGCCGGACGCGGACGGCATCGACAAACCGGTGGCCTGCGTGGTCGGCGTGCCGGGGCGGATCGTGGACACCCTGGAGCTGACCGAGTTCTGCCGGGCCGGGCTGGCCTCCTTCAAGCGGCCGCGCGCGGTGGTGCAGCTCGCCGAGCTGCCCAAGACGGCCAGCGGCAAGATCCGCCGTAACGTGGTGCGCGAACTGGTCCGCGACACCCTGAGGACGGGCGGCGAGTGA